The sequence CGGTGTCTCCCGCTGCTGCAAGTTCCCCGGCCGAGGTCAGCAATCTCATGTCAAGTCTCATGCGGGTGACCCTCTCCTGCCAACCCCACGGAAGCCCAAACAGCGCCGCAACGTCATACTGCTGAAACTCTTCCTTCTGATCCTTCCCAATGGGAGATTTGCCACTCACGCCCAACCGAGGGCCTATCCCCGGATCAAGGTGATAGGCCTTGATTGCTCCTCGCGGAATGGGAACTCGCGGGGTGCGTCGAGTTGTGGACTCGACCCGATGATCACCATGGGTTCCGCGAAACTGGACGAAGCAGATAAGAGAGCAAGCACGAGGCTCAGGGCCAGGGAACAGACAAGCGGACGAGTTATTACGCTCATCCAGCGACCTGTCTGCCGCCGGCGGTTGGCAATACGTGGCTTGAGGCTCGTGGAATGCGATGACTCTGGAGGGCCATGACGATCTGACCGCAATGCTAATGAGACGTGAGAGAGCACGTGCATTAGAGCATCGAGCGTGCCGCGTCCTTAGGTCACGAGTTCTTGCGGGATTTCTTCAACAGAAGGGGCACTTGCACATGGCTGCATCAAGCACTTCGCGTCCCGTTGGGCTCGCGATTGATCAAAAAAGTCCGAATCGAGGGAGAAACTCCATCAGCATCCATTGCCGTCTCTGCTAGAATCACCCCTCTCACAAGGAGCCTTATGGCACGCCGGACACCGCCGGTCATTGTCGGGATCGATCTCGCCGGTTCTCCGCGCAGGCCGACGGGGCTGTGCCTGTTGGAAGGCTGCACTGCCGCCGCCCGCATCGCGTTTACCGACGACGACATTCTCGACGCAGTTCGGCGCGCAAGACCCGATCTTGTGCCCATTGACGCTCCGCTGAGCTTGCCCAAGGGGCGGCGCACCATCCACGACCGCTCAGGCGAGCATTTGCGGGACTGCGATCGTGAACTCCTCCGGCTAGGGATCAGATTTTTTCCCATCACGCTCGGTCCGATGCGGATGCTGACTGCGCGCGGACTTGGGCTCAAACGCAAGCTTTGTGCGATGGGCTACCGCACCGTCGAGTGCTACCCGGGAGCCGCGCAAGATGTGTGGGGGCTTCCTCGTCAACACCGGAACTTGCACGGGCTCCTCACGGGACTCAGGAAACTGGGGATACGAGGGTTGAGAAGGACGGCTACCGGAGATGAACTGGACGCTGCGACGGCCGCACTTGTTGGCCGGTGGTTTTTGTTAGGTCAGGGAACGATGCTTGGTGGAGAACATGGAATTCTGATCCCGGCCATGGCGGACACCACGCGGAAGCGGGAGATGAGAACAGACTGACTCTTTCACACTTGCCTGCGCCGGGCTCATTTCAGAAACCGATCGGGCACGGGACGGAGATCTTTCTCCAGGTCCAGAGTCGGTCCACTCGAGGAAACTCCGGGATCACTCACCGGATTCTAGCCAAGATCTCTATCGAGGCTTTTTAGAATCTCGTCGGGGCTCTTTGTACCGGCAAAGTCACGAAGGACCGTCGGGTCCGCTGGTACACTCGGCCCTCCCGGCGCCCCGACGGTCGGAGCTGTTCCAGGACGGTCATTGACTCGAAAATCACCGCTCGGGCCCACTTGGCTCTGTTGCGCATGAGCGGGGATGCTGGCGAATGTCAAACTGCTGAGGAGCAGAAGTGTGAGCCATCTCATCGTGTCCTCCATCGTGTCGAGGCGGGAGACATGTAAAGTCAGGTTAATGTATCACGCTGGTGAACCCGGATATAGACGAGCATCTGGAGTTCCTCGACGCGCACCATAGTTGCCCGATTTCCTCTACTCTTCTAGAATCCGGCTGGCTTCTGGGTCGAACGATTGCCGTTAATATGGCCAAGACCAGCACGTCGTTTTCCGACACCAAGCCCCGCTGTCGATGGGTCGGGGGGAAACCGCACTTCATCCGTTATCATGACCAGGAGTGGGGTGTACCGGTCCACTCCGATCGAAAACATTTCGAGATGTTGCTGCTTGAAGGGGCCCAGGCAGGGTTGACGTGGGAGACGATTCTGCTCCGGCGTGCGGGGTACCGCAAGGCCTTCGCGCAATTTGATCCTGTGAAGGTGTCACGGTTTGGGGCAACGAAAAAAGCGTCGCTTCTCAAGAACCCTGGGATCATTCGCAATCGATTGAAGATCGAGTCGGCCGTCATCAATGCGCGGGCGTTTCTCGCCGTGCAGCGGGAATTCGGGTCGTTTGATCGCTATGTCTGGCCGTTTATCGGCGGGAAACAAAAGATCAATCGGTGGAGAAGCCAGTCACAGGTGCCTGCTACAAGCAGGGAAAGTGACGCGCTTTCCAAAGACCTTACGAAGCGCGGTTTTCGTTTTGTCGGGAGCACCATCATCTATGCCTATATGCAGGCCACCGGGATGGTGAACGATCATACGTTGGATTGTTTTTTGCGCCAGCGCGCCTGATGCGTCGTGCTTGGCGAGCTATTCCCGATCGCGTTCGACATTGGTTGCAAAGGAGGACTGATGGGCTGGTGGATGATGGTGACGGGCATGGTCCTGCTGGTGGCCGATGGATCGGGGGTCGCGGCGGGAACTAACCCTGCTCACCAGAAGCTAGCTGCCATGTCAGAAGTCGATCGAAGCGAGGTGTTGGCCATCTTTGTGGAGGGCAGCGGGCAGCCATGCCGGACCGTCGCGCGTACGTTCTTTCAAGGTCTCGATTCAATCGGGAATGCCATCTGGAACGTCGAATGTGAGGGAGGTCAGTCCTATGTGGTCGAGATCAAGAACGACGCTAAAGGGTCGACCCTGGTCATCAATTGTCGAACCCTATATGCGGCGGGCGGCGGCAGATGTTTCAAGCGGTTGGAATAGACTCTTCATTCTTGCTCTTACCCTGATCCTCGGAGCAATGGAGTCATGAACATGAGAGCGGTACGCTGCTGCATCGCGGGTGGCGGGCCGGCTGGGATGATGCTGGGTCTCTTGTTGGCTCGAGCGGGCGTCGAGGTGTTGGTTCTCGAGAAGCACGTCGATTTTCTCCAAGATTTCCGTGGCGACACGATCCATCCGTCCACTCTCGAGGTGATGCACGAGTTGGGACTACTGGAACGGTTGCTCATACTGCCGCACCAGAAAGTGCCGCGGATCAACGGACAGGTGGGCGACCTGGCCCTGACCGTCGCGGATTTTTCTTCACTCTCGACACAGTGCCGTTACATTGCCTTCATGCCGCAATGGGATTTTTAGAACTTCCTTGCTACCGAAGGAGCACGGTATTCCACTTTTCATCTTCGAATGCAGACGGACGTGACAGACCTTTCGCTCGAGGGAGACCGTGTGGTGGGGCTCAAAGCGACGACTCCGGACGGTCCCTTGGAGGTACGCGCAAACCTGACCGTCGGCGCGGACGGCCGGCACTCAATCGTTCGCTCGCGTGCCGGTTTGTCGGTTGAAGAGTTTGGGGCGCCCATGGACGTGTTGTGGTTTCGATTGTCCCGCCGCCCAGGCGATCCGGAAGATCCGATGGGCCGGTTCGATACCGGTCGGATTTTTGTCATGCTCAACCGGAGTGACTATTGGCAGTGCGGCTTCGTAATTCCGAAAGGATCACGGGGACAACTTCAGGCAAAAGGGTTGTCGGCGTTTCGTACCGCCGTTGCAGGAGTCGCACCGTTTGTGGCCGATCGCGTCGGCGAGCTGCATGACTGGGAGTCGATCAAGTTGCTCACCGTGCAGGTCGATCGGTTACGGCAGTGGTATCGGCCTGGTTTGATCTGCATCGGCGATGCAGCCCATGCCATGTCGCCGGTCGCCGGTGTCGGGATCAATCTCGCCATTCAGGATGCAGTGGCCACGGCGAACCTCCTGGCGGGGCCGTTAGGCACCGGTCGATTGACCACCGAAGATTTGCAGTTGGTACAACGGCGGCGCGAATGGCCTACTCACATGACGCAGCGGATGCAACTGTTCATTCAAAACCGGGTCATCAAACCCGTGCTGGACAATGCGGCTCCGCTCTCACCTCCGCTGGCGTTCCGGCTGCTGGCGCGATTTTCGGTCCTCCGCCGGATTCCCGCCCGGCTCATCGGGATGGGCTTTCGTCCCGAACACGTCCGAACACCAGCCGTTCTGTAGAAAAAAGAGGATTCCAGCGGGAGGAGCGCTAGCTGCAAGGAAATTTTCGAGCGTGACTGAATACTAGTGGTTAACGGACTAGGACGAATTCACGAAAGCTTTGCGTGACGCAGTTACTTTTTCCAGGTAATGGCGTGTTTCTTGGTAGGGCAAGTGTTGTCGTAAGTACTCATAGACCGCGCTGGGTTGCAAGCTATTGATCTGATTGAGTGCAGCGGTAGTATCTTTCGAAAAGGTTCGATAGACATTGTGTGGGCCGGTGTTGTACGCGGAGATGACACAGTACTCACGGGAGACCGTGTTGGATATCTCCTCCAGTTGGTTGAAGGTCAACACATTCAGGTAGGCGGTGCCTAGCTCGATGTTGTTCGCGGGATCGAATAGATAGTCTCGCGACGGAGTGACGTCTTTACCCTTGGCGCGCCGGTAGGCCTCCCGCCCACCACTCGAGGGAACGAGTTGCATGAGTCCGTACGCCGGCGCTGAGCTGACGGCGTAGGGGTTGAAGTTGCTCTCCGTCCGAATGATTGCGAAGACCAGACCCGGACTGATTTGGTATTGTTTGGCAAATTGCTGAACCGCCGGCCGGTATTTCTCTGCCTGCTTCACCGAGAAATTCGAAACCATTCGGATCATGACCACGTGGGCTGTTTTCTTTGCTCCGTTCTGGTCGACCTCTCGCGTGCTGGCTTTCTTCTCGACGAGATAGGTAGCAAACGATTCGGCTTCGGCGGGTGTACGGATGGGCTTGCCCTGTTGATCAAGGACGAGGCCCGAGAGGTAGGGTTCTTTGTCGCCAGTAAGCGTGATGTCTTTGTCAGAAAATAGATCGACGGAACGAGGATCCTCCGGAGTAAGAAGAGTCGTCACGATGGCATTCTTGAGACTGGTCTGCGGAGATTGCTCATCGAGGGTTTCGACTGAGATTTCGCCGGTGTCGAAGTTCACGATCGCCCGGCTCCGATAATTTTGTGTGTACTTCACATACTTCTTCTGCTCGGGCAATTTGACTTCTTTCTTCCCCCATTTTTCTCCGACTTTGACCCCCAATGCATCGAGGAGCGTCT is a genomic window of Nitrospiraceae bacterium containing:
- a CDS encoding murein transglycosylase domain-containing protein — translated: MRPSIGISIIVMSVLSATVSCESTDRLLTGAERALTSKTGHDIIDLASGKNPSQIAKKRLGQYASDPEALLKDIRTAQKDLETLLDALGVKVGEKWGKKEVKLPEQKKYVKYTQNYRSRAIVNFDTGEISVETLDEQSPQTSLKNAIVTTLLTPEDPRSVDLFSDKDITLTGDKEPYLSGLVLDQQGKPIRTPAEAESFATYLVEKKASTREVDQNGAKKTAHVVMIRMVSNFSVKQAEKYRPAVQQFAKQYQISPGLVFAIIRTESNFNPYAVSSAPAYGLMQLVPSSGGREAYRRAKGKDVTPSRDYLFDPANNIELGTAYLNVLTFNQLEEISNTVSREYCVISAYNTGPHNVYRTFSKDTTAALNQINSLQPSAVYEYLRQHLPYQETRHYLEKVTASRKAFVNSS
- a CDS encoding DUF429 domain-containing protein, with amino-acid sequence MARRTPPVIVGIDLAGSPRRPTGLCLLEGCTAAARIAFTDDDILDAVRRARPDLVPIDAPLSLPKGRRTIHDRSGEHLRDCDRELLRLGIRFFPITLGPMRMLTARGLGLKRKLCAMGYRTVECYPGAAQDVWGLPRQHRNLHGLLTGLRKLGIRGLRRTATGDELDAATAALVGRWFLLGQGTMLGGEHGILIPAMADTTRKREMRTD
- a CDS encoding DNA-3-methyladenine glycosylase I — its product is MAKTSTSFSDTKPRCRWVGGKPHFIRYHDQEWGVPVHSDRKHFEMLLLEGAQAGLTWETILLRRAGYRKAFAQFDPVKVSRFGATKKASLLKNPGIIRNRLKIESAVINARAFLAVQREFGSFDRYVWPFIGGKQKINRWRSQSQVPATSRESDALSKDLTKRGFRFVGSTIIYAYMQATGMVNDHTLDCFLRQRA